GCTGCACGTTTTGTCTTGTCTTGGCCCACCACCTTCCCACACTCaggttattttatttctgcttctgagctcagctctgttttTGCATGGCCCCTGTCTCACTTGCTTTACATAACTCGGGTGTGTGTGCTACTCTCCAAGGTGGAAGTTCTCTTTTCTTGTCCCCATGAACCACAGAGCTGACACAACTGACCACCTTCTCACCACTGCCTGCTTCCCGGcccagtgctctgctgcagcccatgaCCGGCACATTACAGACTTGGCACGTTCCTCAGCCTCTTAGGGCATCTTTGGCTTCCCATTAAACACAGAGATATCATTCCTGGCTCAGGAAGTTTCTGCAGGCCACCAGGACCTGGGAGACTGGAGCAGAGGCATTATAAGAGCCTGCATTATGCCCATGCTCTGTCTGCTCCTCCTGAAGCGTCTCCTCCTGGACTCCAGGACTACAGAACCTTTTCTCTGACCCAGCTCAGGTTCTTATGTGCttgcatttccctttttccctcatCTCAGTCTGGTCACCCCCTTACTGAAAAATCTATTGATAGGTCAATGTCCAATTTCCCCTGGTTGAATACCTTGTTATTGAACCAAAATAATCCAGATCCTTCCGCTGAATTCTCTTTGTTCCCCACTTTGTGGCACACAGCTGACCAGCTCTCTCTAATTTGATGGTTGATTCTAGTCACAGAGCCAGACTAGataatttaatctcttttcctGATGGCAAGTGCTCACTGACATAAGAGCTGACCCCATCAAACTGGCTCCTAGACCTCCCATTTCAGAGCCATTCCCTCATGCCGTGGTTATGGATGAGCTGAACCAATCTCCCACATGTATTTTCCTCAAACACCATGGCTTTTGCACTGATTCAACTGGGACAAATAGTCTGATTCCTTCCTCCTGGAGACTGGAAATGCTGGTGGATGTTGATAgtgggctgtgtgctgcagcaggaggctgtTTTTCCCTTTGGTAACCTGCAagccttttatttctctttctcaccaattttctcaatttcttaTCTCTTTGCTGTGGTTCATCTTGGCTTATAAATTGGCCAAAGTTTTTGTTGTGCttcttattttctgaaaaaagaaattattttgcatgaTACTCATGCTGCTGATCACCTCTTTGATCCATCCTGCCTCTTTAAGCTGGGAATCTTCCAGAAAAATTTTGCACTCTCTCTGGACACTGAAGTCTTTTATCCTTGTCTGCAGGTGACCTCTTATAAAAAAACTCTTAGAAGTTTCCAGATGTTACTTGAACTCCTTTTGCAAAGTCTCCAGCTGTCTTGGCTCATGCTTTGAGTTTTTGGTAATTTTCAATTTCCGTTCCCACTTGGTTCCAGAGGAATCCCAGAATTAGGACTTCTCCTGGAAGCTGAGTCTCACCTGGACATTCTTTACATAATTTGAAGATCTGCAGGTTGTTCCAGGGAGGATGAATCTGGCAAAAGAAATGCTCCAGAAATGCTCTAGGTGTTCCACAAGGAGGCTGCTCCAGAAATGCTCACCgctctccccctgctccccacctTGTCTGTTAGTTACAGAAACCATGCAAAGCCCTGGGAGGAATCACCTGCAGGGAACTGTCTCTTCTTTCAGAGTTCAAGCTCCCTTTGAGTCAGCTTTATCTCAGGGTTAAGCTCCTTCTTTTTACTTGAGCTGTTTTCTTGATGCCTTTTCAaggagcagtgaggaggagAGGAATTTCATGCTGAAGCTGCTTGTTTCTCTCCACTGACTAACCAGAGAGCCAGCAGCTCTACCTTAGATGTCCAGCACGGATGACTGACTTGTGGCACCTGATATGTCCTTGATGAGCAAGTTTCTGTGGTCCCTCTTCCCGAGGGAACTGCTCTGTAGTCCAGGCTTACCCGAGGTAAAGTCCCAGGGGAaatttaggctggatattaggaaaaagttcttcccccagagggtggttgagcactggaacagggaagTGGCCATGCCCTCCAGAAGCACTTGGACAACGCCCTCAGGCACTTGGTAGGATCGTCCTGTGAAGAGGCTGGAGCTCCGAGATCCCTGTGcgtcccttccaactcagaacaTTCAATGACTCCATAAACATATGTAACAATTTGCTTTcctcaccagcagcacccacctcTGTAGCAGTCTGCAAGCCTCTCCTTCCGACCCCCCACCCCTATAACCCCCATAGGCGTGTGGCACATGcatgttgtttatttttgtccCCGGTTTAGCTTCACGGACAGCGAGGAAATGCCATCAGGTTAACAGGGAGAGAGCTGTACAAGCCCGCAGTGCCACTTGCTGCTTGCCAAGCAGGAGCCTCAAACACCTCATCAGAGCCTTCGCTGCTCCTAATACCTCATTCGCACTTTACAGACGGGCAGTGCGGTCCGGCAGCCCCCCCGCACGCAGAAATCACGAGGTACCCTCCTGGCCAGATTACCTGTAAAGCACGGTCGTTAGACAGGAACGATGTGAGGTTCCCGTCTCTGTTTTGGCCGGCGGGGGCGTGTTTGGTGTTTATTGGGGTAATTCCCCCGCCTCCCGATTCTGTGGGAGCCCGGATTTGGAGGTCACGCACCTCCAGGAGCCGGAGTCCGCGGAAGGGAGGGAGCGAAACTGAACCGAATGAAAAGCAAGCGGTCAGCGCTGGCGGCGGGGATAAACACATCGCTATGGATCGCCTCAGCTGACACTTCCCGCCTATGATTCCCTCCGGTAATACCGGAGAGAAACCCGCCAGCCGGGCTCTGAGAGGGGGTGGCGGTGTCGGGGGGGCCCCGCAcgtggggccggggccgctgcGCTCCCCGCACACGCCGCACACCCCGCACGTTGCAGGGCCACACATGCAGGCACGGCGTGCAGGCACGGCGCACACGCGGGGACACGCGGGGACACACGCGGGGACACACACGCACACGCGGGGACACACACGCACGCACGGACGGCGCCTCTGCCCGGGGCACGGGAAAGAAGAGCATCCC
This genomic interval from Catharus ustulatus isolate bCatUst1 chromosome 4, bCatUst1.pri.v2, whole genome shotgun sequence contains the following:
- the LOC116995625 gene encoding translation initiation factor IF-2-like, whose amino-acid sequence is MRGHEQAHTRVTARSAPRPGAAVPQLSSPGAPARPPLLPAALPADLRTGAGSACNARPRQKRSFSQGRQRDPTCCHITAAGLHRAALPRRRPLAGGGTGHPRLGLPRAVPLQPRAAPRPSSGSPPGSSSRRKHGVPVPEGRGCSSFPCPGQRRRPCVRVCPRVCVCVPACVPACPRVCAVPARRACMCGPATCGVCGVCGERSGPGPTCGAPPTPPPPLRARLAGFSPVLPEGIIGGKCQLRRSIAMCLSPPPALTACFSFGSVSLPPFRGLRLLEVRDLQIRAPTESGGGGITPINTKHAPAGQNRDGNLTSFLSNDRALQTFLVKWLAPQNCLKW